In Candidatus Nitrosarchaeum limnium SFB1, the following proteins share a genomic window:
- a CDS encoding Chemotaxis response regulator (contains a CheY-like receiver domain and a methylesterase domain) gives MQKTSIMIINDSRSMRLFLEEVIKSFADFEIIGSYFDGNLALDALRTKKPDVILLDLEMPNMDGLTFLEKLSQDQKYPIIILSNYAIDGSEMINQAIDLGAVSSLVPPSSNKIEDIEKFKNILHHRITIASLKSNRFTLECK, from the coding sequence ATGCAAAAAACAAGCATCATGATAATAAATGATTCAAGATCTATGAGACTCTTTTTAGAAGAAGTGATAAAATCATTTGCAGATTTTGAGATTATTGGATCTTATTTTGACGGAAATCTTGCATTAGATGCTCTTAGAACAAAAAAACCAGATGTAATACTTTTAGATCTGGAAATGCCTAACATGGATGGATTAACATTTCTTGAAAAACTGTCGCAGGATCAAAAATACCCCATAATCATACTAAGCAATTACGCAATAGACGGTTCAGAGATGATAAACCAAGCTATAGATTTGGGGGCAGTGAGTTCACTAGTTCCACCATCATCAAATAAAATAGAAGACATAGAAAAATTCAAAAACATACTACATCATAGAATTACAATTGCATCTCTAAAATCCAATAGATTTACTTTAGAATGCAAATAA
- a CDS encoding Thymidine phosphorylase: MKTTGEADLLARDIIELGRRLGIHVHCIVTFGEQPIGYTIGPALEAREALEVIMNQKIVPDLIDKVCNISGSMFELLGKKNGYALAKKILESGKAEQKMREIIKAQGGNPSVKPEDIKIGKYRLQVKSEKSGQVLWIENRIIVDIGRAAGAPKDKGAGIIFNKKIGDVVEKGEVLFTIYAEKQYKLDRVKSILSTQKSIGVGEKSDMLIHTVTESPTVERTFVIDR, encoded by the coding sequence ATGAAGACAACCGGAGAGGCAGATCTTTTAGCAAGAGACATTATTGAACTTGGACGAAGGTTGGGAATACATGTCCATTGTATAGTAACGTTTGGAGAACAACCTATAGGATATACAATAGGTCCCGCGCTTGAAGCAAGAGAAGCATTAGAGGTTATTATGAATCAAAAAATTGTGCCTGATCTTATCGATAAAGTATGCAACATATCGGGCAGCATGTTTGAGCTACTAGGCAAAAAAAACGGATATGCACTTGCAAAAAAAATTCTCGAGTCAGGTAAAGCAGAACAAAAGATGCGGGAAATCATAAAGGCACAAGGAGGAAATCCATCAGTAAAACCAGAAGATATCAAGATTGGAAAATATAGGTTACAAGTAAAATCTGAAAAATCAGGTCAAGTGTTATGGATAGAAAATAGAATAATAGTGGACATAGGACGTGCAGCAGGTGCACCAAAAGATAAAGGTGCTGGAATTATTTTTAATAAAAAAATAGGAGATGTGGTAGAAAAAGGAGAGGTCTTATTTACAATATATGCAGAAAAACAGTACAAACTGGATCGTGTGAAATCCATATTATCTACTCAAAAGTCAATCGGAGTTGGGGAAAAATCAGACATGTTAATTCATACAGTGACAGAATCCCCAACAGTAGAGAGAACGTTTGTAATAGACAGATAA
- a CDS encoding Phosphoribosylamine-glycine ligase: MASSQDHKRIFDGDKGPNTGGMGAYSPTPIIDDILAKKIQDKIIDKTIQSMKSEGIIFKGFLYAGVMIRDNEPYVLEYNARMGDPECQPITMRMDFDLYDYFVASVNGTLSLMPQPLWKTQSSVCIVLASDGYPESFPKDEEITGFDLVPKNTMVFHAGTKKKDGKILTNGGRVLGVTALGDTLSSAISNAYAAAEKISWPHKYCRKDIGKKGLSYI; encoded by the coding sequence ATGGCTTCAAGTCAGGATCATAAGAGAATTTTTGATGGTGATAAAGGTCCTAACACTGGAGGAATGGGTGCATACTCTCCAACGCCAATTATTGATGATATCCTCGCAAAAAAAATTCAAGATAAAATTATTGATAAAACAATCCAGTCGATGAAATCCGAAGGCATTATTTTCAAAGGATTTCTTTATGCCGGAGTTATGATTAGAGACAATGAACCGTATGTCTTGGAGTATAATGCAAGAATGGGTGATCCTGAATGTCAACCAATTACAATGAGGATGGATTTTGACTTGTATGATTATTTTGTAGCAAGTGTGAATGGAACTTTATCATTAATGCCTCAACCTCTTTGGAAAACCCAATCATCTGTCTGTATTGTTTTAGCTTCTGATGGATATCCTGAATCGTTTCCAAAAGATGAAGAGATAACTGGGTTTGATTTGGTTCCTAAAAATACGATGGTCTTTCATGCTGGAACAAAAAAGAAAGATGGAAAAATTCTAACAAACGGAGGTAGAGTTTTGGGAGTTACTGCACTTGGAGATACTCTGTCATCTGCAATTTCTAATGCATATGCTGCTGCAGAAAAAATTTCTTGGCCTCACAAATACTGCAGAAAAGACATTGGTAAAAAAGGCCTATCTTATATTTGA
- a CDS encoding CheY-like receiver: protein MGRQYPVVLIIDDSPAFRDFAKYSIRTDIKFVNIFQASDAIEGLKLYKKYKPDVVLLDWKMPGIDGMTTLKAITNDDPDIKVIMTTAYDDDQNLLNDFMKGGAFSFVPKPMNRINLLKVVADALRERKNANFYGYLRNIARS, encoded by the coding sequence ATGGGCAGACAGTATCCGGTTGTATTGATAATAGACGATTCTCCGGCGTTTAGGGATTTTGCAAAATACTCTATAAGGACGGACATAAAATTTGTCAATATTTTTCAGGCTAGTGACGCTATTGAGGGATTAAAATTATACAAGAAATACAAACCAGATGTAGTATTGCTAGATTGGAAGATGCCAGGAATTGATGGAATGACCACATTAAAAGCAATCACAAATGATGATCCAGATATCAAAGTAATCATGACTACTGCATATGACGATGATCAAAATCTTTTAAATGATTTTATGAAAGGTGGGGCATTTAGTTTTGTCCCAAAACCCATGAACAGAATAAATCTGTTAAAGGTTGTAGCTGATGCATTAAGGGAGAGGAAGAATGCAAATTTCTATGGATATCTTAGGAATATCGCTAGATCTTAA
- a CDS encoding antibiotic biosynthesis monooxygenase: protein MCLLASDIMFVVISDIKIKSDSVDDFKKWFSESNKIVSKFDGFVNRRLLETSDGKHRVLVEFENLDKFSQMHKSPEHEKLHSTAATFMEKLPEPRFFTVVSQ, encoded by the coding sequence ATGTGTCTTCTTGCAAGTGATATCATGTTTGTAGTAATATCTGATATCAAAATAAAATCTGACTCTGTTGATGATTTTAAAAAATGGTTTTCTGAATCAAATAAGATCGTATCAAAATTTGATGGATTTGTAAATAGACGACTGCTGGAAACCAGTGATGGAAAACATCGCGTGTTAGTTGAATTTGAAAATCTTGATAAATTCAGTCAAATGCATAAAAGTCCAGAACACGAAAAACTCCATTCGACTGCAGCTACATTTATGGAGAAATTACCTGAGCCAAGATTTTTCACTGTAGTATCTCAATAG
- a CDS encoding phosphoribosylglycinamide formyltransferase, whose amino-acid sequence MESILKSIKRKKIPINPAIVISNKQDAKGLEIARKLGIKTEVIESKDFKGSRWEYDKKIISVLEKHGVTPKNGLVCLAGFMRIISPEFVKKYKNRIINIHPALLPAFPGLDAQKQAIEYGSKYSGCTVHFVDSGVDTGPIILQSVVKIKKGDTEKTLSKRILAKEHQAYPDAIRLFAEKKIKISGRKTIID is encoded by the coding sequence ATGGAATCTATTTTAAAATCAATTAAACGTAAAAAAATCCCAATAAATCCAGCTATAGTAATTTCAAATAAGCAGGATGCAAAAGGATTAGAGATTGCACGCAAGCTAGGAATCAAAACAGAAGTAATAGAGAGCAAAGATTTCAAAGGAAGTAGATGGGAGTATGATAAAAAAATCATATCAGTTTTAGAAAAACATGGAGTTACTCCAAAAAATGGACTGGTGTGTTTAGCTGGATTTATGAGAATTATTAGTCCAGAGTTTGTAAAAAAATACAAAAACAGAATAATCAACATTCACCCAGCTTTGCTTCCAGCTTTCCCAGGATTGGATGCACAAAAACAAGCAATAGAATATGGATCAAAATATTCTGGATGTACAGTTCACTTTGTAGATTCTGGAGTAGACACAGGGCCAATAATTTTACAATCAGTGGTTAAAATAAAAAAAGGAGACACTGAGAAAACACTATCAAAACGTATTTTGGCAAAGGAGCATCAAGCATATCCTGACGCAATCAGATTATTTGCAGAAAAGAAAATAAAAATTTCAGGCAGAAAAACCATAATTGATTAG
- a CDS encoding cupin 2 domain-containing protein codes for MAAGVLVLQPGEKDTQEPHDSDEVYYIIKGDGFLKIKDADYPISENKMYFVGSKVPHFFHGNSKELTVLYFFGGPDS; via the coding sequence TTGGCTGCAGGCGTATTGGTATTGCAACCCGGAGAAAAAGATACACAAGAACCACATGATAGTGATGAAGTTTATTATATTATCAAAGGAGATGGGTTTTTAAAAATTAAAGATGCCGACTATCCTATTTCTGAAAATAAAATGTATTTTGTAGGTAGCAAAGTTCCACATTTCTTTCATGGAAATTCCAAAGAATTAACCGTGTTGTATTTTTTTGGTGGGCCTGATTCCTAA
- a CDS encoding phosphoribosylpyrophosphate synthetase: MSDYTVIGGSASPSLAKNISKKLKARFLKTHLTIFPDGEYKITLNDDIKKSKIIVVQSTPPPVDSNLIQALSLVSKAREISNDVIAVIPYMGYAKQDKEFLKGEIVTISVIAKLFKAAGATRLIVVDFHSPQALDFFKIPTKNISSGFLLAQYFKNLKLKQPLIVSPDMFWKSNADEFAKHLNTDSTALNKQRNRKTGKLIIKSSRLKFPKGGDLVLLDDMVSTGGSIIKAIKFLKKENFRKIYVACTHPVFIGDSESKLKKIRCDKNCWNKFY, encoded by the coding sequence ATGTCTGATTATACAGTTATTGGTGGTTCTGCATCTCCATCTTTGGCAAAAAATATATCTAAAAAATTAAAAGCGAGATTCCTAAAAACACATCTAACTATTTTTCCTGATGGAGAATACAAAATTACTCTTAATGATGATATCAAAAAAAGCAAAATTATTGTGGTTCAATCCACTCCTCCTCCAGTAGATTCAAACTTAATTCAGGCATTGTCATTGGTTTCAAAAGCACGTGAAATTTCAAACGATGTAATTGCTGTGATTCCATACATGGGTTATGCTAAACAGGATAAAGAATTTCTTAAAGGTGAAATAGTGACAATTTCTGTCATTGCAAAATTATTCAAAGCTGCAGGTGCAACGCGATTAATAGTGGTTGATTTTCACAGTCCTCAAGCGTTAGATTTTTTCAAAATTCCGACCAAAAACATCTCCTCTGGATTTCTACTTGCACAATATTTCAAGAATCTCAAATTAAAGCAACCTCTCATAGTATCCCCTGATATGTTCTGGAAATCTAATGCAGACGAATTTGCAAAACACCTCAATACAGATTCCACCGCATTAAATAAACAACGAAATAGGAAAACTGGGAAATTAATAATTAAATCATCCCGTCTAAAATTTCCCAAAGGTGGAGACCTTGTGTTACTTGATGATATGGTTAGTACCGGGGGAAGTATAATAAAAGCAATTAAATTTCTAAAAAAAGAAAATTTTAGAAAAATATACGTTGCATGCACTCATCCTGTTTTTATTGGCGATTCAGAGAGTAAACTCAAAAAAATCAGGTGTGACAAAAATTGTTGGAACAAATTCTATTGA
- a CDS encoding transcription regulator yields the protein MSNYYKMATAYVLINCDHGKEQSTVESLKHLASVKEIHNTLGAYDIVAKLEHDEGDKLKEMISRGIRKMDCIRSTLTLIPVEGQS from the coding sequence ATGAGTAATTATTACAAAATGGCTACTGCGTATGTCTTAATCAACTGTGATCATGGGAAAGAGCAATCGACTGTAGAGTCTTTAAAACATTTAGCATCAGTCAAAGAAATTCACAATACCCTTGGCGCATATGATATAGTCGCAAAACTTGAACATGATGAAGGAGATAAACTCAAAGAAATGATTTCTAGAGGAATTAGAAAGATGGATTGCATAAGATCGACTCTCACTTTGATACCTGTTGAAGGACAAAGTTAA
- a CDS encoding hypothetical protein (hypothetical protein Nmar_1112) has product MLEKQFDPDLLYNRIVHYYIDKKGYSKDKANAIAQAVVKREAQRRICKNEKCKHFSHDHIRNSETCLVLDCDCGKFTN; this is encoded by the coding sequence ATGTTAGAAAAACAGTTTGACCCAGATTTATTGTATAATAGAATCGTGCATTATTACATAGACAAAAAAGGATATTCTAAAGATAAAGCAAATGCTATTGCGCAAGCAGTTGTGAAAAGAGAGGCACAGAGAAGAATTTGTAAAAATGAAAAGTGCAAACATTTCTCACATGATCACATCAGAAATTCAGAAACATGTTTAGTGCTAGATTGTGATTGTGGTAAGTTTACAAACTAG
- a CDS encoding transcription regulator yields MEIAYILIQCDLGSEEQIINQIMQIPEVKEVRGTYGIYDIFCKVQADSKDSLDKVITNKIRKIQKIRSTITLHYIPSQGGK; encoded by the coding sequence ATGGAAATTGCATATATTTTGATTCAGTGTGATTTGGGCTCCGAAGAGCAAATCATTAATCAAATAATGCAAATTCCAGAAGTAAAAGAAGTCAGAGGAACGTATGGAATCTATGACATTTTTTGCAAAGTTCAGGCAGATTCTAAAGACTCGTTAGACAAAGTAATCACCAACAAAATTAGAAAGATTCAAAAAATTCGTTCAACCATTACTCTGCACTACATACCATCTCAAGGTGGAAAGTAA
- a CDS encoding CheY-like receiver, whose amino-acid sequence MGRQYPIMLIVDDSDSFREFAKYHIKTDIKFITILLAKDGVECLQMYKQYKPDVILLDWKMPGLDGIQVLKAIMQDDARTKVIMTTAYTEDQELLNQMMALGAFSFVPKPMQRVNLLKVVSDALRERKNMGMYGQTPKPILSE is encoded by the coding sequence ATGGGCAGACAGTATCCTATTATGTTAATAGTTGATGATTCTGACTCGTTTAGGGAATTTGCCAAATACCACATTAAAACAGATATAAAATTTATCACGATACTTCTTGCCAAAGATGGGGTAGAGTGTCTACAGATGTACAAACAGTACAAACCTGATGTAATTTTACTTGATTGGAAGATGCCAGGTTTAGATGGAATACAGGTGCTCAAAGCCATAATGCAAGATGATGCTCGCACCAAAGTAATCATGACTACGGCATACACGGAGGATCAAGAACTGTTAAACCAAATGATGGCTTTGGGTGCATTTAGTTTTGTTCCAAAACCAATGCAACGTGTCAACTTACTCAAAGTAGTATCTGATGCGTTACGGGAGAGAAAAAATATGGGCATGTATGGTCAAACCCCGAAACCTATCCTATCTGAATAA
- a CDS encoding methylenetetrahydrofolate dehydrogenase (NADP(+)) — translation MTGIKIDGIEIAKNVKDRVRKAVDELKKQGINPCLATILVGDNQASATYVRNKHKACEEVGIATKDFKLAANTTQVELNKIITDLNNDKSVHGILVQLPLPSQLDEFATTSRISPLKDVDGLTPHNAGLLAMKKAALVACTPSGVMEMFDYHNITLEGKTVVLINRSNLVGKPLYHLLLARDATVITCHSKTKNIKELCQMADIIITAVGDRNKFTLTQDMIKKDAIVIDVAISRYEEKLSGDSDYEQIIQKASYATPVPGGVGPMTVAMLLKNTITAASLSSQIER, via the coding sequence ATGACAGGCATAAAAATAGACGGAATAGAGATTGCCAAAAATGTAAAAGATAGGGTTAGAAAAGCAGTTGATGAGTTAAAAAAGCAAGGAATCAATCCATGTTTGGCAACAATTCTGGTTGGAGACAATCAAGCATCTGCCACATATGTTAGAAACAAGCACAAAGCATGTGAAGAAGTAGGAATCGCTACCAAAGATTTCAAGCTTGCAGCAAACACTACTCAGGTAGAATTAAACAAGATAATCACTGATTTAAATAACGACAAATCGGTTCATGGGATTTTAGTTCAGCTACCGTTACCTAGTCAATTAGATGAATTTGCCACTACGTCAAGAATTTCACCATTAAAAGATGTGGATGGACTGACTCCACATAATGCAGGGCTGCTTGCAATGAAAAAGGCAGCACTTGTAGCATGTACCCCATCAGGAGTAATGGAGATGTTTGATTATCATAATATCACATTAGAAGGTAAAACAGTTGTGTTGATTAATCGAAGTAATCTGGTAGGAAAACCTTTGTACCATTTACTTTTAGCAAGAGATGCAACTGTAATTACATGTCATTCTAAAACAAAAAATATCAAGGAGCTGTGCCAGATGGCAGACATCATAATAACAGCTGTTGGTGATAGAAACAAGTTTACACTAACACAAGACATGATAAAAAAAGATGCAATCGTAATAGATGTAGCAATTTCAAGGTACGAAGAAAAACTTTCAGGAGATTCAGATTATGAGCAGATAATCCAAAAGGCATCATATGCCACACCAGTTCCTGGAGGAGTTGGACCTATGACAGTTGCAATGCTATTGAAAAATACAATAACAGCTGCATCATTGAGTAGTCAAATTGAAAGATAA
- a CDS encoding hypothetical protein (hypothetical protein CENSYa_0908), giving the protein MKINEIDPDYETVKIDQIGVIDSLTGAVVFKDETVEFAMSGFSSEVARYISNFLEGKREEPPTIYKLVEQICEENEMHLVKVKIYESGGIFRANLYFTGKKDLVFRNFRASDAIALATFYSIPILVRKSLLKKIEN; this is encoded by the coding sequence ATGAAAATAAATGAGATTGATCCAGACTATGAAACGGTAAAGATTGATCAAATTGGTGTAATTGATTCACTCACAGGGGCAGTCGTATTCAAAGATGAAACAGTAGAATTTGCAATGTCAGGTTTTTCATCTGAAGTTGCAAGGTACATTTCTAATTTTTTGGAAGGAAAACGTGAGGAACCACCTACCATATACAAATTGGTTGAGCAGATTTGTGAGGAAAATGAGATGCATCTAGTCAAAGTCAAAATCTATGAAAGTGGAGGTATTTTTAGAGCAAATCTGTATTTTACTGGAAAAAAAGATCTAGTGTTTAGAAACTTTAGGGCATCAGATGCAATAGCATTGGCAACATTTTACAGCATTCCAATATTAGTAAGAAAATCACTTTTGAAAAAAATTGAAAATTAG
- a CDS encoding hypothetical protein (hypothetical protein CENSYa_0809) — protein MKQIEYVLMIGVALSGKTTYRNANFNYEVVALSYFNNNRKKELEYIESCLKEGRSIIVDDTNLTVSIRKQHIDLAKKFNAKVREVFMNTSAALLEQRQKRRRDSIPLPVIYKQIKELEVPTMEEGFDQLIIKKDYEQPKST, from the coding sequence ATGAAACAAATAGAATATGTATTGATGATTGGAGTTGCTTTAAGTGGAAAGACCACATATAGAAATGCAAATTTCAATTATGAAGTAGTTGCATTATCATATTTTAACAACAATAGGAAAAAAGAATTGGAATACATAGAGAGTTGTCTCAAAGAAGGAAGAAGCATAATAGTTGATGATACAAATCTAACTGTATCAATACGAAAACAACACATAGATCTTGCAAAGAAATTCAATGCTAAAGTAAGAGAGGTGTTTATGAATACATCTGCAGCATTACTCGAACAAAGACAAAAACGTAGACGTGATTCAATTCCATTACCGGTAATTTACAAACAGATCAAAGAACTTGAGGTGCCTACCATGGAGGAAGGTTTTGATCAATTAATCATAAAAAAAGACTATGAACAGCCAAAAAGCACATAA
- a CDS encoding hypothetical protein (hypothetical protein Nmar_1113), which translates to MLTRKIRMTKNGILCEINGRRVYLDPKNTDATGVNFVSHAHSDHLPSKNGGTILSSVETSEIAHLRGFKMENHVQSIDDFSLIDSGHILGAKGLLFDDIFYTGDICTRNRGFLQGAVVPKCKTLITECTFGLPEFVFPKLDEIKKQVNELISELYGKGIPVILLGYQLGKAQTITQLFGHWGPLYFHDSVKLMNDLHRQLGVSLPDGIGHTEAEKNGLLSKKPWAMVAPLMSEKNQFLKDMKSKYGAVTIGFSGWAQSKRFSFGRRTDYSITMSDHCDFNELVDMVVRSGAEQVYTIHGFVEEFAEHLRKIGIRAQPLRENSLDDFI; encoded by the coding sequence ATGTTGACGCGTAAAATTAGAATGACAAAAAATGGTATTTTATGTGAAATAAATGGTAGACGCGTATATCTTGATCCAAAGAACACCGATGCCACAGGTGTAAATTTTGTATCTCATGCTCACTCTGATCATCTGCCTTCAAAGAATGGCGGTACGATACTTTCCTCAGTTGAGACAAGTGAGATTGCACATCTTAGAGGATTTAAGATGGAAAACCATGTGCAAAGTATAGATGATTTTTCATTAATTGACAGCGGTCATATATTGGGTGCAAAGGGTTTGCTTTTTGATGATATCTTCTATACTGGTGACATTTGTACCAGAAATAGAGGATTTCTACAAGGTGCAGTAGTCCCAAAATGTAAGACATTGATTACAGAATGTACTTTTGGTTTACCTGAATTTGTTTTTCCAAAACTTGATGAAATTAAAAAGCAAGTAAATGAACTAATTTCAGAACTTTACGGAAAGGGCATACCTGTAATATTGTTGGGTTACCAACTAGGAAAAGCTCAGACCATTACTCAGCTTTTTGGTCATTGGGGTCCACTTTATTTTCATGATTCTGTAAAACTAATGAATGATCTTCACAGACAACTAGGCGTGTCTTTGCCTGATGGCATTGGTCATACAGAAGCTGAAAAAAATGGCTTGCTCTCTAAAAAACCATGGGCAATGGTTGCACCATTAATGTCTGAAAAGAATCAATTCCTAAAAGACATGAAATCAAAGTATGGTGCTGTAACTATTGGTTTTAGCGGTTGGGCTCAGTCTAAAAGATTCTCATTTGGTAGGAGGACTGATTATTCTATTACCATGAGTGATCATTGTGATTTTAATGAATTAGTCGATATGGTTGTACGCTCTGGAGCAGAGCAAGTTTACACAATTCATGGATTTGTTGAAGAATTTGCAGAACACTTGAGAAAAATAGGAATTAGAGCACAACCCTTACGTGAAAATTCACTTGATGATTTTATCTAG
- a CDS encoding 5-formyltetrahydrofolate cyclo-ligase translates to MEPKEECPKDNKLDILLVPTIGISPKGVRLGYGHGFYDRFLAENKIETISLIFEKQIIKNIPRSDHDVTIDWIVSEDRIIDTSNIR, encoded by the coding sequence ATGGAGCCTAAAGAAGAATGCCCAAAAGACAACAAATTGGACATACTACTTGTCCCAACTATCGGGATATCTCCAAAGGGAGTTAGATTAGGATATGGTCACGGATTTTATGATAGGTTTTTAGCTGAAAATAAAATTGAAACAATTTCTCTGATATTTGAAAAACAGATAATTAAAAACATTCCACGTTCGGATCATGACGTAACAATAGATTGGATAGTAAGTGAAGATAGAATAATTGATACATCAAATATAAGATAG
- a CDS encoding Phosphoribosylamine-glycine ligase: MVNVLVIGSGGREHALSWKLSQSSKVDKVFTAPGNGGTENNVSLNVDDLDGLAEFAQKNNCFTVVGPEVPLAAGIVDKFNQMNLKIFGPTKNAAQLESSKIWAKNFMKRNSIQTARFEIFDDPKKAKEYVKSLDYNVVVKADGLASGKGVIVCNNTDEAIEAIDTILIKKHLAMLEIVLL; encoded by the coding sequence TTGGTTAATGTTTTAGTCATCGGTTCTGGTGGACGTGAACATGCATTATCTTGGAAATTATCTCAAAGTTCTAAAGTCGACAAAGTTTTCACAGCCCCTGGAAATGGTGGAACTGAAAATAATGTCTCACTTAACGTCGATGATTTAGATGGATTAGCAGAATTTGCACAAAAGAATAATTGTTTTACTGTTGTTGGTCCGGAGGTGCCGTTGGCTGCAGGAATTGTAGACAAATTCAACCAGATGAATCTTAAAATTTTTGGTCCAACTAAAAACGCAGCACAACTAGAATCAAGTAAAATTTGGGCAAAAAACTTTATGAAAAGAAATAGCATTCAAACAGCACGATTTGAAATTTTCGATGATCCAAAAAAAGCAAAAGAGTATGTCAAATCCCTTGATTACAATGTAGTAGTAAAAGCAGATGGTCTTGCTTCTGGAAAGGGTGTGATTGTTTGTAATAACACAGATGAGGCAATTGAAGCAATAGATACAATTTTAATAAAAAAACATTTGGCGATGCTGGAAATCGTATTATTGTAG
- a CDS encoding Putative divalent heavy-metal cations transporter, translating into MLAIGIQNIPEGLAVGFSLIATEKYSRRKSFCYAFLSGAVETPLTILGALWIASFYALLPYVMGFAAGAMIFVIGHEIIPETQRQKTDPLPTIMLMIGLIVMLMLDVSLK; encoded by the coding sequence ATGCTTGCCATAGGCATTCAAAATATTCCAGAGGGTCTTGCAGTTGGATTTTCTTTAATTGCTACTGAAAAATATTCAAGACGAAAATCCTTTTGTTATGCTTTTTTATCTGGAGCAGTTGAAACTCCTTTGACTATTTTAGGAGCATTGTGGATTGCAAGTTTTTATGCCCTTTTGCCTTACGTGATGGGATTTGCAGCAGGGGCAATGATATTTGTTATTGGACATGAGATCATACCTGAAACTCAAAGGCAAAAAACAGATCCATTACCTACAATAATGCTAATGATAGGCCTAATAGTCATGTTAATGCTTGATGTATCATTGAAATGA